The window AATAATGTAATAGATGTAGCCTGGATGTTTAATATAGAAGGAAGcgcatgtgctgtttttgtgcaCTATTTCAGATGTTGAAATCAGGGGCATCAGAGGAAAAACTACCAGATTAGCAAGACTTAGGCAGGGCAGGAGGCGGGGGAAAACagcagagccagagccagagcccaGAGCCAgcgccagagccagagccagagccagagccagagccagagccagagccagagccagagagccagagccagagccagagccagagagccagagccagagccagagccagagccagagccagagagccagagccagagccagagccagagccagagccagagccagagccagagccagagcccaGAGCCGAGAGCCAGAGCcgagagccagagccagagccagagccagagccagagccagagccagagccagagccagagccagagccagagccagagccagagccagagccagagcaagagccagagccagagccagagccagagccagagccagagccagagccagagccagagccagagccagagccagagccagagccagagccagagccagagccagagccagagccagagccagagccagagccagagccagagccagagccagagccagagccgagagccagagccagagccgagaGCCAGAGCcgagagccagagccagagccagagccagagccagagcggCTCTTAAAGCTACGCAATGTTAAAAATATCCCGAGTATTCCACAAGctttatatttttaatagaaaGGTAGCATGTGTTAAATTTTTAAGAGGGGTGTCTGCCTCCAAATGGAGAGACCTTCTGACTGTGGGAGAGGAGGAAGCCTCAGTGTGGAGAGTTGTATATAAACCACGCTTAAATAAGAGAGCTGGAGACTTACAACAGAGGGTACTTCATGGCATTTTGTCCCCAGGGAGGTTCGTGCACAGAGCGGACCCTGGTATCAGCTCTGTGTGCTGTTTCTGTGGTCAGCAGGAGACGGTTTTCCATGCAGACAGCGACTGTCAGAGACTGCTGCTTCACCTCCTGACAGTGTTGCTGCAGGGGCTGGAAGTCTCTTTtacaaaacagctttttatttatgGAACCacttgtagttttaaaatgatggaaagaaatgtgttttaattaattttattacaggCCAAGCAAAACCAAGTATTTTATAGTCCAGGAAGAACAAGCTGACTGGAGCAGGGCTGTCAGGTGTGACCGGGCTGTTCAGAGAGCTGGCGGTCAGCAAGTAAAAATAGATTTCGCCTATTTTAGTGTAGTTCATGATCTGGAgggctttcaggagaggtggcGTGATGGAGATACTGTGTGCTCTGTGAGTAAAGAGGGAACACTCGATGTGCTGTTTTAGAAAATCTGAATCAATTTTTTCCACCTTACTGTTGAATTTTCTAATGGATTATAATATGGATCCAATTATgttagcttttatttttgtttttttgttgttttaaaatctgtttttaaggtaaaaattgtgtttaataagattttctttttttaatgctgatgtgctggggagattttggctgatccttggagccagcaagaatcttgttttcattttttgtggtTTTACCTTATTGTTGATATTAATGTGAGATTAAAAGGACCTTGAAAGAAAGTCACacagtcagtctctctctctctctctcgcagtgGATTCCCGCACCCTGTACACAGCCATACCCCCCAGTTTGAAATCTCTTACCTTCTTCCAGCGTGATCCCCTGAATGGGTACATTCCTAAAGGGAGGTCCGTATCCTTCGAACCCAGACttcacctcctctctctccacaTTGCACTGCGACCCTTCGCCACCCTCCTTACCCTGGGACACTGGACCCGGGAGAGACTCTGGGCCGAAGGTCGTCTGTTCGGGCAGAGAGGGCTTTTCCGAGGGACTAGCTAATCCTGTGGAGGAATCGGCATAGGGATACGAGGGGTAAGGCGGGAGGCATGGCTCCTGAGCCACAGGGAACGAATCATTGATCTGGAAATTCATCCCACGGGCAGCGTACGTCTGGTCAATAGCTTGAGGTACTGTATATCCCATCTGCAGCGAGGAGCCTTCAAAGATCTCAGATGGGTAACTGGGCCTGCAGAGCATTGATTGGGAGGAGCTGGAGACCTGACTGTTTGGCGTGTAAGGGCTCAGGGAGGAAGGAGATGTTGGTTGGTAAGGGGAGTCCAGCCACGTGAGGCGCGGAGTCAAGTCGGGTTTCTGCAAATGAGGCAGCAGAAGCCCGTTGACCCCCAGATCCTCCTCGTAGCCCAGATGATCCAGGAAATCGTCTGCCGCGTTTTCACATTCTTCCCGCAACGGGAAGTGCCTGGGAGAAGGGTAGCCCTGGGGACAATCGATGTGGTTTCTTTGGTAGTAAGGATGGTAGTCCACTGGGTAGTGCCCGCCTCCTGGGCCGAGCGACTGGCAAGGTTGTGCCGCTCTACTGGGATCTGCCACTAGAGGGCACTGTGGATTACCCATTGAAACTGGTGGAGGTTCTTTGAACATCACTGGGAAATAAAAGAGATTTTGACATATTGAACTCTGACACCTACTTTTATTACCATCTTGAATTAAAGGGAAAGGTACATTGTACAACAGAAATACACTCCTAACAGGGTCTGACAGATAGACAGAGTCCCAGTTGAATTTAATCTCTGCTGCTGAAGAAGTTGAAGCGAACACAATCATTAATAACATTTCACCTCCATATCCAGTTATGATGCCACAGCTACCACTAGAAGAACACAGAAGAACATGCTGGAAATTTACTTGAAACTTTCCATCTTCAGCATCAAAAAAGTGAGCTACCAATAATAGTTCCATGAATTTTCACCCATTCATTAtatgggtctcaaatgtgcaattttgaaagaaatgcatgctttagcaaacatgtatttttatttttgaaacatcATGGTTCAACGCTAGGCTAAACAAATCTCTGTTTGCACAAGCCCTGCTTTCAGAGagtgttgcacttcctgggtccCCTAGACGGTGGAATTGCCCCCACCCCCTTCAATCTTTTctttcattaaccaatcagctactTTGCCTCCTGAcggacatgctttcagccagtgagCCAGCAGACACTGAAAGTTTAAAActaactacacatttgagaccacTGTAGCTGACAGAATTGTTCAATTTTGGCACAATCCGTTTTATAGATCCTCTACTACTTCATCCTCAGTGGTTTTGGATTCTGTTTctctaatatttaattttttttttctttgagctgGAGAATCCTAAGTACCAGGACTGAAAAGCCTTCCTCCTTCCATTCACTTTCAATGCCTCCAGCCTCACCTACTCTAAGTTAGGGGTCATGCtgtcacgtgatttgaatggaatgaagaaggctGGCCAGTGCCTGACACTTAGGATTCTCCAAAGAGGCTCAAAACAGCTCAACTAGGTAAAACGCATCTCCAAAGGCAGGGTTAGAGACAAATGATAGTTACTCTGTAGTGGAGCCACAGAACCCAAAACActcggaatgattgcaaacacactAAAATAGAACCCAGAACAACTcgaaatgattgcaaacatgtaATAAAAGAATTACAATTTCACAGAAGCTGCTAAGACTTGAGTTGGGAATGTGGTTACCTGGCAGGTATTTGAAGCACTGTATTGAACTGCGCTTTCTTTTCCCATTGGAAACGTAGAAGTAAACCTGGACTGGCCGACTTGCTGTCTCATTGCAATACCCTGGGACCTCCACACACAGCTCATACTGCAGGAGAGACAACAGGCAGGGAAACTTACTGTGAAATCCAGGGTCCTCAGATGCAAAGTGTTACACGCATACTGATGTGTGAGCTTCAAATACTAAAGGATGGAGCTAGAACAGTCGCACCAAGAGAAAGCCTAAGCTTGTCCAAATGCAGCTGCTAGACTGCTTTCCCACACTCATCCAGCCAGAGCAACCAGACGAACCCCAGGacttcaaggactgagctacaaagaaaGGCTGTAAGAACTGAATCTATTAAGCCTGGAACAAAGAGGAACCAGGGCGACAGGATTGAAGTCTTTCAAATCtttaaaggagttgacatagtaaCCTTAACCAATACCTTTAGCACAAACTTCTTGGACTCCTCTTGTTTGgaaatgttcttttgttcttatgctTTAAATACACCTTCAAATATGATCATTTGATTGAGGGGGCATTATTACAACCATCACAGTCACACACATCCCTTTGAGCAAGAGGAGACCGTTCAGGCCAGCATTGATCGACTGATTCCTAGTAACTGGTCTCAAAATGTTGTtagatcttaaaggatcccagagATTCAGCATAGGTAACCCATTGCATCCCcttaccactctctgtgtgaagaagtgtctcctgccCTCTGTTGTGTTTTAGTATCCTATGTGACATAACATATGAAGACATTATTAAAGGCTTCTaatcgaaatgtttgtcattgaattgcaGACTGAGAAAGAATTCCAGTGGAAATGTGTGCTACTGAATTTCAGATGTTTTCATGCAAGCTTTTGCTCATAAAAAGGCTTTATTTAcataaagaataaaaagaaaactattcttCAAATCAGCTCTGTCAACAGTGTGGTGATGATGTCATGATTACCTCACTGCTTTTGTCCCGGTCCACCTGTGCCTCACTCTCCCATTGGAGTTTACCATCTGTCAATCAAACAGCAGAAACAATAAGCGCATGGAGCTATCACAAGAATTTCACATGCTACTCTATGAAAGGTACACTCATTCTAGTAAAGTTACATTCTTAATGGTATTTTTTCTAAGCTATTTAATACTTTATCAACCACCagaactgcttctgaaaagactcccacaagaaaaatgtcttaaCAGAGAGCTCTTTACCTGGTCCCTTCTCAATGAAGATGACCTTTGACTCTGGCAGGAAGTTGGAGCCGGTCAGCACAAGTTCCTCCCCCCCCTCCATGGAACAGGAAGTGATGTTACAACTCTCCACAGCGGGCAACTCCTGGGCCGAGCGCTGAGCTGGAACCGATTGACCAATAACCAATAATCAAACAATTGAGCAAACATCAACAATAGACCAATGTAACACATTACTATAATCTaaactgaagacactgagaaagacttgtagtggaaacgtttgtcattgaattgaagacacagagaaagatttctagtggaaacgtttgacaatgaattgaagacactgagaaagacttctagtggaaatgtttgacATTGAATTGAAGACACTCAGAAAGACTTGTAGTGGAAACTTTTGTCAAtgaattgaagacactgagaaagacttctagtggtgTTTCATTGAATTTTATGTGAGTGTTTCTGGATCCAGTTCTATTGAATGTTTCACAGTTGTGGAGGGCCATACTCACAGCACTCTACAGGCACCGATGCAGTCTGCAGGGACACCACTTTGCCGGCTCCCTGGGGGATGTGCACTCTGAAGGCCAGCCTCACTCTGGTATTTTTCCGCCCAATGTCTGTCTCTCCCTTTCGAAGCTCGATGTCGGAATTCCGCAGCTTCAGAATTCCGGCACAGTCGATACTGCAACcggagaaaaaggaggaggacaAAAGATTCATAATAAcagagttctgagatcaatcagctactaggaaccggactaGCACTGATGGATAAATGGCCTGCTCTCTTTCGGAAATGTTCGTTAATATTAGGTTTGACACAGGGTGTGCACGAATCCAAGTCCTGGATCCCAAACCATATCGGTAGAGACAGCTCCACAGACAGACTCACCTGGCGCTCATCCCATTCTCGGGGTGCAGCGGGATCTCCAGGATCTTGGTCCCTCCCAGTACGAGCTCCTGACTGGCTGTGCTCACCATTTTGCCAGTGATGCGGTGGACCTGGTAGAAGGCGTGGGGGCGCAAGGCTCGCTCGTCAGCACTGCCGATGAACATCTGGAGGGACAGCGGCTTCTCACTGAATCCCAATAACTGGAAAGAACATTCGCAGTCATGAGAGCACTCTCAGAATCAACCGGCGCACAGACAGCTATGGCTGTGTGCATCACCCTATAgtattaactcattttgcttcatgaagtcgaatgaaacctgctgaataatgctaacatattgaattatataccactttgtagctttctatatacttaataaaaacatgactaaaacaatatatatatatatatattatatatcatatatataatacatatatgtgtgtgtgtgtgtgtatatatatatatatatatatatatatgataaatctgctatatatcgagggccataATATAGCGAGAGACtcattgaaaaacaaataggctaaataacaaatactgtac is drawn from Polyodon spathula isolate WHYD16114869_AA chromosome 55, ASM1765450v1, whole genome shotgun sequence and contains these coding sequences:
- the LOC121307363 gene encoding nuclear factor of activated T-cells, cytoplasmic 4-like isoform X1 produces the protein MGAAPGWENGELEFKLVFEEDPLPGSGPSAAELERGRPADENNNRDADQERNPIPSTQCPSLSTNQPIQISENRPGGGPLLPSTNNRVGMHSPPPRPTVDKDFFGTYESQPARYIQLDSSRVLECPSIQITPISPQESQEETYYCPWERTSRDHLYLPLDPFSYRDGGSLSPSSASSLSSRSWVSDASSDSLLLGDEEELNEATSQFNLGTRSTSPRLGPLLTSPTSPSSRPASPGGKRRHSGCLDSYSPLPSPSISRRGSFSEDPLSPDSSSEVAEFGFPTISGLNVPLELDNIPQKARKTSLEQGARKEDPAGSSDNGYQVIDAEEGYIQGKERYHRALGLQSGMDYLSVPSPLAWSKARMSGHRPIFRSTALPPLDWPLPSQFDSYELRVEVQPRSHHRAHYETEGSRGAVKASPGGNPIVKLLGFSEKPLSLQMFIGSADERALRPHAFYQVHRITGKMVSTASQELVLGGTKILEIPLHPENGMSASIDCAGILKLRNSDIELRKGETDIGRKNTRVRLAFRVHIPQGAGKVVSLQTASVPVECSQRSAQELPAVESCNITSCSMEGGEELVLTGSNFLPESKVIFIEKGPDGKLQWESEAQVDRDKSSEYELCVEVPGYCNETASRPVQVYFYVSNGKRKRSSIQCFKYLPVMFKEPPPVSMGNPQCPLVADPSRAAQPCQSLGPGGGHYPVDYHPYYQRNHIDCPQGYPSPRHFPLREECENAADDFLDHLGYEEDLGVNGLLLPHLQKPDLTPRLTWLDSPYQPTSPSSLSPYTPNSQVSSSSQSMLCRPSYPSEIFEGSSLQMGYTVPQAIDQTYAARGMNFQINDSFPVAQEPCLPPYPSYPYADSSTGLASPSEKPSLPEQTTFGPESLPGPVSQGKEGGEGSQCNVEREEVKSGFEGYGPPFRNVPIQGITLEEVNEFIGENLTQFPEATLEGRSS
- the LOC121307363 gene encoding nuclear factor of activated T-cells, cytoplasmic 4-like isoform X2; this translates as MLLSLPGWGPGRFPELDGTVGSCRCSWLPLLLMDCTYADQERNPIPSTQCPSLSTNQPIQISENRPGGGPLLPSTNNRVGMHSPPPRPTVDKDFFGTYESQPARYIQLDSSRVLECPSIQITPISPQESQEETYYCPWERTSRDHLYLPLDPFSYRDGGSLSPSSASSLSSRSWVSDASSDSLLLGDEEELNEATSQFNLGTRSTSPRLGPLLTSPTSPSSRPASPGGKRRHSGCLDSYSPLPSPSISRRGSFSEDPLSPDSSSEVAEFGFPTISGLNVPLELDNIPQKARKTSLEQGARKEDPAGSSDNGYQVIDAEEGYIQGKERYHRALGLQSGMDYLSVPSPLAWSKARMSGHRPIFRSTALPPLDWPLPSQFDSYELRVEVQPRSHHRAHYETEGSRGAVKASPGGNPIVKLLGFSEKPLSLQMFIGSADERALRPHAFYQVHRITGKMVSTASQELVLGGTKILEIPLHPENGMSASIDCAGILKLRNSDIELRKGETDIGRKNTRVRLAFRVHIPQGAGKVVSLQTASVPVECSQRSAQELPAVESCNITSCSMEGGEELVLTGSNFLPESKVIFIEKGPDGKLQWESEAQVDRDKSSEYELCVEVPGYCNETASRPVQVYFYVSNGKRKRSSIQCFKYLPVMFKEPPPVSMGNPQCPLVADPSRAAQPCQSLGPGGGHYPVDYHPYYQRNHIDCPQGYPSPRHFPLREECENAADDFLDHLGYEEDLGVNGLLLPHLQKPDLTPRLTWLDSPYQPTSPSSLSPYTPNSQVSSSSQSMLCRPSYPSEIFEGSSLQMGYTVPQAIDQTYAARGMNFQINDSFPVAQEPCLPPYPSYPYADSSTGLASPSEKPSLPEQTTFGPESLPGPVSQGKEGGEGSQCNVEREEVKSGFEGYGPPFRNVPIQGITLEEVNEFIGENLTQFPEATLEGRSS
- the LOC121307363 gene encoding nuclear factor of activated T-cells, cytoplasmic 4-like isoform X3, coding for MSGALVGLLYADQERNPIPSTQCPSLSTNQPIQISENRPGGGPLLPSTNNRVGMHSPPPRPTVDKDFFGTYESQPARYIQLDSSRVLECPSIQITPISPQESQEETYYCPWERTSRDHLYLPLDPFSYRDGGSLSPSSASSLSSRSWVSDASSDSLLLGDEEELNEATSQFNLGTRSTSPRLGPLLTSPTSPSSRPASPGGKRRHSGCLDSYSPLPSPSISRRGSFSEDPLSPDSSSEVAEFGFPTISGLNVPLELDNIPQKARKTSLEQGARKEDPAGSSDNGYQVIDAEEGYIQGKERYHRALGLQSGMDYLSVPSPLAWSKARMSGHRPIFRSTALPPLDWPLPSQFDSYELRVEVQPRSHHRAHYETEGSRGAVKASPGGNPIVKLLGFSEKPLSLQMFIGSADERALRPHAFYQVHRITGKMVSTASQELVLGGTKILEIPLHPENGMSASIDCAGILKLRNSDIELRKGETDIGRKNTRVRLAFRVHIPQGAGKVVSLQTASVPVECSQRSAQELPAVESCNITSCSMEGGEELVLTGSNFLPESKVIFIEKGPDGKLQWESEAQVDRDKSSEYELCVEVPGYCNETASRPVQVYFYVSNGKRKRSSIQCFKYLPVMFKEPPPVSMGNPQCPLVADPSRAAQPCQSLGPGGGHYPVDYHPYYQRNHIDCPQGYPSPRHFPLREECENAADDFLDHLGYEEDLGVNGLLLPHLQKPDLTPRLTWLDSPYQPTSPSSLSPYTPNSQVSSSSQSMLCRPSYPSEIFEGSSLQMGYTVPQAIDQTYAARGMNFQINDSFPVAQEPCLPPYPSYPYADSSTGLASPSEKPSLPEQTTFGPESLPGPVSQGKEGGEGSQCNVEREEVKSGFEGYGPPFRNVPIQGITLEEVNEFIGENLTQFPEATLEGRSS